From one Rosa rugosa chromosome 4, drRosRugo1.1, whole genome shotgun sequence genomic stretch:
- the LOC133744926 gene encoding uncharacterized protein LOC133744926, whose translation MEGLEDLTVADLIDPDSKDWMVDWLEELFFADEVEMIRKIPLSLRNPEDQLIWHFDKRGLYSVKSGYHVARCVASLSSHVSTSSSQGDKDLWRRVWHARVQPKVRNFVWRLVKNIVPTKVNLCRRVNLDDPPLGCELGTIYAINSMKEWVLDMLDVLNKSQVDIFFMLLWAIWSERNKLVWNGGTFNPMHTVTWSMHLLSEYQRCHPEKSSHKSPRGATAKWVFPPRGRLKINVDGAYKSNAGSGGIGVVVRDDMGIFRGAWSRKIPYMCSAFHGEAEACRAGLLMAIHQGWKQVELETDCAILVTALNQQMEDNSEVSRILDDCKNYLHDFDWIRVRHVYREANSVANRLAHFASLDHVVDLCLDEAPAFIQDVLYEDNCNATMLARGSDNC comes from the exons ATGGAAGGACTGGAGGACTTGACGGTGGCTGACTTGATTGATCCGGACTCAAAGGACTGGATGGTAGACTGGCTGGAAGAGTTATTCTTTGCTGATGAAGTTGAAATGATTCGTAAAATCCCTCTCAGCTTGCGAAATccagaagaccagttgatttgGCACTTTGACAAACGTGGTTTGTACTCGGTGAAGAGTGGGTATCATGTAGCGAGATGTGTTGCCTCATTATCCTCTCATGTCTCTACGTCTAGTTCACAGGGAGATAAAGACTTGTGGAGACGAGTTTGGCACGCTAGAGTACAACCAAAGGTGCGAAACTTTGTGTGGAGACTTGTCAAGAATATTGTGCCTACAAAGGTTAATTTGTGTAGGAGGGTGAACTTGGATGATC CTCCCTTGGGCTGCGAGCTAGGAACCATATATGCCATTAATTCCATGAAAGAATGGGTATTGGATATGCTGGATGTCCTAAACAAAAGCCAGGTTGACATTTTCTTCATGCTACTATGGGCTATATGGTCTGAACGAAACAAATTGGTCTGGAATGGCGGTACTTTCAATCCCATGCACACCGTTACGTGGTCAATGCATTTACTGTCAGAGTACCAGCGTTGTCATCCTGAGAAAAGCTCACACAAGAGCCCTAGAGGAGCTACAGCTAAATGGGTGTTTCCTCCGCGTGGGAGACTTAAAATAAATGTTGATGGTGCCTACAAGAGTAATGCAGGGAGTGGAGGAATAGGGGTAGTAGTCCGGGATGATATGGGTATTTTCCGAGGGGCTTGGTCCAGAAAGATACCTTATATGTGCTCGGCTTTCCATGGCGAAGCGGAGGCCTGTAGGGCTGGATTGCTTATGGCAATACATCAAGGTTGGAAGCAGGTGGAACTGGAAACCGACTGCGCTATCCTAGTTACTGCCCTTAACCAGCAAATGGAGGATAACTCTGAGGTTAGTCGGATTCTCGATGATTGTAAGAATTATTTACATGATTTTGATTGGATTAGAGTTCGACatgtgtatcgtgaagcaaatagtgtgGCGAATAGGTTGGCACACTTTGCTAGTCTAGATCATGTTGTGGATCTTTGTTTAGATGAGGCTCCTGCTTTTATACAGGAcgttctctatgaggataatTGTAACGCAACTATGCTTGCTCGGGGTTCCg ATAATTGTTAG
- the LOC133742585 gene encoding E3 ubiquitin-protein ligase SINAT3-like, whose product MEDDGVECLSTCDGIYKEHIYHRRLCRRRRHHRLSLASANKSRATNLHELLQCPVCTNSMYPPINQCLNGHTLCSICKSKVKNCCPTCREQLGDIRCLALEKVAESLKLPCKYCSLGCMEIFLYYKKVKHEAKCDFRPYNCPYPGSVCSATGDIAFLVDHLIVDHKVDMHNACSFDHLYVKSTPWETENEAKMLMVFNCYSHYFCLHFEAFQLGIAPVYIAFLRFMGNAVEARTFSYRLEVGAHGRKLIWEGTPRSIRESHQKVRDSHDGLIIQRNMALFFSTGERKEFKLRVTGQIWKTEST is encoded by the exons ATGGAGGATGATGGTGTGGAATGTTTGTCAACCTGTGATGGGATCTATAAGGAACACATTTATCACCGCCGCCTCTGCCGCCGCCGTCGTCACCACCGTCTTTCATTGGCCTCCGCCAATAAGTCTCGGGCAACAAACCTCCATGAACTTCTGCAATGCCCTGTCTGCACAAACTCTATGTACCCACCAATCAATCAG TGCCTAAATGGGCACACTCTGTGCTCCATTTGCAAATCGAAAGTAAAGAACTGCTGCCCAACTTGTAGAGAACAACTTGGAGACATCAGATGTCTGGCATTAGAGAAAGTCGCGGAGTCACTGAAACTTCCTTGCAAGTATTGCTCTTTGGGATGCATGGAGATCTTTCTTTACTACAAGAAAGTTAAGCATGAGGCTAAGTGTGACTTCAGACCATACAATTGCCCCTACCCTGGATCTGTGTGCTCAGCAACCGGGGATATTGCTTTTCTGGTTGACCATCTGATAGTTGATCACAAGGTTGATATGCACAATGCATGCAGCTTTGATCATCTTTATGTTAAGTCCACTCCCTGGGAGACAGAAAATGAAGCCAAGATGCTTATG GTATTTAACTGTTACAGCCATTACTTCTGCCTGCATTTTGAAGCCTTCCAGCTGGGCATTGCACCAGTTTACATTGCATTTCTCCGTTTCATGGGCAATGCGGTTGAAGCCCGAACCTTCAGCTACAGACTGGAGGTTGGAGCACATGGAAGGAAACTAATATGGGAAGGAACCCCTCGGAGCATACGTGAGAGCCATCAGAAGGTAAGGGATAGCCATGACGGTCTCATAATCCAGCGTAACATGGCACTCTTTTTTTCCACTGGAGAAAGGAAGGAGTTCAAGCTTCGGGTCACCGGACAGATATGGAAGACCGAGAGCACCTAG
- the LOC133742582 gene encoding uncharacterized protein At4g10930: MEVNLVASGIQEEDAFGVNENYHNDNPVLEGENETCGICMDTIIDRGVLDCCHHWFCFACIDNWATITNLCPLCQNEFQVITCVPVYDTVGSNKVDDDPSSRDDDWSVEGMNNTVSFPSYYIDENSVICLDGDGCKVRSGSAKMEEDSSLDTSIACDSCDLWYHAFCVGFDPESTSENTWLCPRCVVGEMPQNSDVGSIQRSNGQYDLENSDSLTEDTFSRKVSVSSVDTGDTAVVVSMVGDSGQSILPNVEVGKGFETESLVSASEDRHESEIPSGVKTIKLEAQELELSLSCDTSFSLPSNALAHKQVKSSTGESMNDLCSFDGLKSSSGKLNESHISKKLSDSQSNMGLNLGLCGGSFLSVDTNSTGTEHHDTKDLKQHNPSEEYLPKADRIVPDASSDAPAMTGGKRKRTDCSDGVSADDRDTNPKLKNKVAVKKIRDGEKIQQIASKDQAKACLSDSGNGSSLTVVPKDSELKCHPVLNPTSEILSIVRTTNRKSSKGLAGPKSVKSSEEQDSMASLRVKKIMRRDAEDKESSMVVQRLRKEIREAVRNKSSKDIGENQFDPKLLDAFRAALAGSKTEPVKKLSQLALKARKSMLEKGKVRENLTKKIYGTSNGRRKRAWDRDCQIEFWKHRCIGEPEKIETLKSVLGLLNGSSQGSDTKHESDTQSTSPILSRLYLADTSVFPRKDNIKPLLALKAAGNSEQNDKQLTTMELCSKPSLDNVTSTSSETTKVSSKVGVPLLETNGNKNDSPSSDNSAASNKGHEDRHSEGSLVSSSGGSKLKTKKDVVDKTGDIKVDKRKWALEVLARKMSGTGRNTTNEKQEGNSVLKGNYPLLAQLPVDMKPVLSPSHHNKVPMSVRQTQLYRLTEHLLRKANLPVIRRTANTELAVADAINIEKEIADRSNSKLVYLNLCSQEILHLSKGNKASGTPVLSSSPSSVHADRSGEAVHEPSTDPVTEEALRNAGLLSDSPPNSPRSNMEVPAEEDDPSLDIREEGPDNVFEMDENPDLDIYGDFEYNLEDEDYIGATATKVSNVQPEEGASKIRVVFSTFQPETTNHTLDLGSTEKVVEVQKDSSCMLENDTHSGLENSTRECETDKSCVPLESIFGKEGEELSVAECEELYGPDKEPLIKEFPGASEILYASIDAGLVKDNYPKENESCGPKPTEEITSPSGNENHGKNISVASLGCTSSGGEDSTNHSQPDGSGERKKKSNTDSKDQSNSINSISKKVEAYIKEHIRPLCKSGVITTEQYKWAVAKTTEKVMKYHSKAKSASFLIKEGEKVKKLAEQYVETSQKKEKGDPL; this comes from the exons ATGGAAGTGAATTTAGTAGCAAGTGGAATTCAAGAAGAAGATGCTTTTGGAGTTAACGAGAATTATCACAAT GACAATCCTGTTTTGGAGGGCGAAAATGAAACGTGTGGGATTTGCATGGATACCATTATCGATAGGGGTGTTCTGGATTGCTGCCACCACTG GTTTTGTTTTGCATGCATCGACAATTGGGCCACTATTACAAATCTTTGCCCGCTTTGCCAGAACGAATTTCAAGTGATCACATGTGTTCCG GTATATGATACTGTTGGGAGCAACAAAGTGGATGATGATCCATCTTCCAG AGATGATGATTGGAGTGTTGAAGGGATGAATAACACTGTCTCATTTCCATCATACTATATTGATGAAAAC TCAGTTATCTGCTTGGATGGAGATGGTTGCAAGGTTCGAAGTGGATCAGCAAAGATGGAGGAGGATTCCAGTCTTGATACATCAATTGCCTGTGATTCATGCGACTTATG GTACCATGCTTTCTGTGTGGGGTTTGATCCTGAAAGCACATCTGAGAATACATGGTTATGCCCCAG atgtGTAGTCGGTGAAATGCCACAAAACTCAGATGTAGGTTCAATACAGAGGTCTAACGGCCAGTATGATCTTGAAAATAGTGATTCTTTGACTGAGGATACTTTTTCAAGAAAGGTGTCTGTATCTTCTGTTGATACTGGTGACACAGCTGTTGTAGTCTCAATGGTTGGAGATTCAGGTCAGAGCATTTTGCCAAACGTTGAAGTTGGCAAGGGCTTTGAAACTGAATCACTGGTATCAGCTTCTGAAGATCGCCACGAGTCGGAAATACCTTCAGGGGTGAAAACTATTAAATTGGAAGCACAGGAATTAGAACTGTCCCTATCCTGTGATACCTCCTTCAGTTTACCTTCAAATGCTTTAGCACATAAGCAGGTTAAGTCGAGTACTGGTGAATCAATGAATGACCTCTGTAGCTTTGATGGCCTCAAAAGTTCTTCGGGGAAGCTTAATGAATCACATATTAGTAAAAAACTATCTGACAGCCAATCCAATATGGGTCTAAATCTTGGGTTATGTGGGGGTTCGTTTTTGTCAG TTGACACGAATAGTACCGGAACTGAACACCACGACACTAAAGATCTGAAGCAGCATAATCCTTCAGAAGAATATTTGCCAAAAG CTGACAGGATTGTACCGGATGCTAGTTCAGATGCTCCTGCCATGACTGGTGGAAAGAGAAAACGCACAGATTGCAG tGATGGCGTTAGTGCTGATGATAGAGATACAAACCCTAAGCTTAAGAACAAAGTTGCTGTAAAGAAAATCAGAGATGGGGAGAAGATTCAACAGATTGCTTCCAAGGACCAAGCCAAAGCATGTCTTTCAGACTCTGGAAATGGCTCCAGCCTGACTGTAGTTCCCAAAGATAGCGAGTTAAAATGTCATCCTGTACTGAACCCTACTTCTGAAATATTGAGCATTGTTCGAACCACAAACCGTAAGTCTTCCAAGGGGCTTGCGGGCCCTAAATCTGTCAAATCATCAGAAGAACAAGATTCAATGGCTAGTTTGAGAGTTAAAAAGATAATGAGGAGAGATGCTGAGGACAAGGAATCATCTATGGTTGTTCAGAGACTAAGAAAGGAAATAAGAGAAGCTGTCCGCAACAAATCTTCAAAAGATATTGGTGAAAACCAGTTTGATCCAAAGCTTCTTGATGCCTTTAGGGCAGCTCTAGCAGGATCTAAAACTGAACCTGTAAAGAAGCTATCACAGTTAGCACTGAAGGCAAGGAAGTCAATGTTGGAGAAGGGAAAAGTACGCGAGAATTTAACAAAGAAAATCTATGGAACATCCAATGGAAGACGAAAACGTGCATGGGACCGGGACTGTCAAATTGAATTTTGGAAGCATCGTTGCATTGGAGAGCCTGAAAAGATTGAGACTTTAAAGTCAGTTCTTGGCCTTCTCAATGGGAGTTCACAGGGTTCAGATACAAAGCATGAGTCTGATACGCAGTCCACAAGTCCAATTCTTTCCAGGTTGTATTTAGCAGATACGTCTGTATTTCCAAGGAAAGATAATATTAAGCCTCTTCTAGCTCTTAAAGCTGCTGGTAATTCTGAGCAGAATGATAAACAACTCACCACAATGGAACTGTGTTCAAAGCCTTCTCTTGATAATGTCACTTCGACTTCCTCAGAAACGACTAAGGTTTCATCAAAAGTTGGGGTTCCTTTATTAGAAACTAATGGGAATAAAAACGATTCTCCAAGCTCAGACAATAGTGCTGCTTCTAACAAAGGACATGAAGATAGACACTCAGAAGGGTCCTTGGTTTCTTCATCTGGTGGTTCTAAATTGAAAACCAAGAAGGATGTAGTTGATAAAACTGGTGATATAAAAGTTGATAAAAGGAAATGGGCTCTGGAGGTTCTTGCCCGGAAAATGAGTGGTACAGGCAGGAACACAACAAACGAAAAACAAGAAGGCAACTCTGTGCTCAAAGGAAATTACCCTTTGCTA GCTCAGTTACCAGTAGACATGAAACCAGTTTTGTCGCCCAGTCATCACAATAAAGTTCCAATGTCAGTGAGGCAG ACGCAGCTATACCGTCTGACAGAGCACTTGCTGAGGAAAGCTAATCTGCCGGTGATTCGTAGAACTGCGAACACGGAGTTAGCTGTTGCAGATGCAATTAATATAGAAAAGGAGATTGCGGATAGGTCAAACAGCAAGCTAGTGTATCTGAATCTATGTTCCCAGGAGATTTTGCATCTTTCAAAAGGTAACAAAGCTAGTGGAACCCCAGTTCTTAGTTCCTCCCCATCTTCAGTCCATGCTGATAGATCAGGGGAAGCTGTGCATGAACCTTCAACTGATCCTGTAACTGAAGAAGCACTGAGAAATGCTGGTCTTCTGTCCGATTCTCCTCCAAACAGTCCACGTTCCAATATGGAAGTTCCTGCTGAAGAAGATGATCCCTCATTAGATATCAGAGAGGAGGGGCCTGATAATGTATTTGAAATGGATGAAAATCCAGATCTGGACATCTATGGTGATTTTGAGTATAATTTGGAAGATGAAGACTATATTGGTGCCACTGCTACAAAAGTCTCTAATGTACAACCAGAGGAAGGGGCATCAAAAATTAGAGTTGTTTTCTCTACTTTTCAGCCTGAAACAACTAATCATACTTTAGATCTTGGCAGTACTGAGAAGGTGGTTGAAGTACAAAAAGATTCTTCCTGCATGCTCGAGAATGATACTCATTCAGGTCTGGAAAATTCAACCAGGGAGTGTGAGACTGACAAGTCTTGTGTTCCATTGGAATCCATATTTGGTAAAGAAGGTGAAGAGCTTTCTGTTGCAGAATGTGAAGAATTATATGGACCAGATAAAGAACCACTGATCAAGGAATTTCCAGGAGCATCAGAAATTCTATATGCATCAATAGATGCAGGTTTGGTTAAAGACAACTATCCAAAAGAGAATGAAAGTTGTGGACCAAAGCCAACCGAAGAAATAACATCTCCATCTGGTAATGAGAACCATGGAAAAAATATATCAGTTGCTAGTCTTGGTTGCACTTCCTCTGGTGGAGAAGATTCAACAAACCATTCCCAACCAGATGGAAGTGGtgaaaggaagaagaaatctaATACGGATTCAAAAGATCAGTCCAACAGCATCAATTCTATATCCAAGAAG GTTGAAGCCTACATCAAAGAGCATATCAGACCACTATGCAAGAGCGGTGTGATTACAACTGAACAATATAAGTGGGCTGTGGCGAAAACAACTGAGAAAGTCATGAAATACCATTCTAAAGCCAAGAGCGCAAGTTTCCTAATCAAAGAAGGGGAGAAGGTGAAGAAACTTGCAGAGCAGTATGTTGAGACGTCCCAAAAGAAGGAGAAAGGTGACCCTTTATAA